DNA sequence from the Pungitius pungitius chromosome 16, fPunPun2.1, whole genome shotgun sequence genome:
TGTGCTTTGTTGAGTTTCTATAATTTAAGCCAACGACAGGAAGATGCATAACCCcaatgaactagcagctgaagATGAACTGTGAGACAGGATGGAAGATGGGAGACACATTCACCACCAGTCCTGTCAAATAAGAAATTCTCCAGCCGTTTTTGGTTGTCTGCTCTTAAAGTGAGGTTGCCACAGCCCTTTTTTTTAGtgccatgtcttttttttctgttaaccaCTGGCTGGTGTGGCTGCTGGGTAGCATTGATTAGAAAGAGCTGAATGCACAAAGCAGCTCTGGCTGACTGATGATATGACTGCTGAACACATACAGTACAGTGCAGCAGGAAATGCAGCTTGATGATATCGCATGCACCAGAGATCCATGGCACATGGTCTAGATGTAAATCACAGACCCACAAGGATGAGCCAGAACAAAAGTAATGTTTTTGCCAACATtcatgtttctctctcttctttctctctcttttggtcTGAAGTGGAGGGCCTCCCAAACACAGACCAAGACTGGTAacatttgtctctgtctcagtaCTTTGGTTGtgggtttggtgtgtgtgtgtgttgctttttacATGCAAAAATGTGCTTTGTGCACCACTTTATTACTTGATGGAAACCCAATGTTGATTAAAGCACCTATCGATTGTTGTTGACTGTATTGTTCGTGAGAAAGGCAGTtaatagaggaggaagatgctgaAAATCACTGCCAAAACGGTATCAAACCCCAGAATGTATCCATGCGTGAGTCGCTGCGTGTAGTGCGTATTGTGAGTGTTCACCTGCTGCTGTAATTGGATTTGACATTACCTGATTACAGGGCCCTTCCTGTGGGCCTTTTCAATTAACGAATCGGTGAGCCTAGCAGTCTTCTGGATAAGCATCGTGGTACTAAAGCTTCGGTGTAAAGTGGTGGGCATTGCTGTTGCATAAGCTACTATCTAATTTGTTGAAGTTGCTTATTTAGCCGGACGTTCTTCAAATGAGATATCATATTTTTATTGATGTTTTCATTAGTTTATTTACATATGAACACTGTACGCATTAAACATGATCTGTGTTTCAGGCTGCATGTATCACCCCGCAGAGCTGTACTCTGGCCGTGACACATGGGACTCCTATCCAGCTGGAGGACCAAACAGAGGACAATGGGCTCCATGGAGCCAAACGGAAAGGTCAGCAGCACCATCGCAGCACTTCACCTTTTGATTCTTAAAGAAATGGTACTAGTCCATTCGCAAGTGCACCTCTATCATATGGCGCTTTAGTATTGTGCTACTACTGTACTGGACAGAGATTCCTCATTGattatttgactctaaattaGACTGCAGCAAGCTTCGCAGGAGTGAAAGGTTGGTGGCTGGAACCGTTAAGACTACAGATACAATGTAAGGGCCATTGACACAGAGTGAGTTTGGAAAAGATAAACAACATCCTGAGGATCGTGTAAACTCATTCGGAGTGGATAGTGGCAGTTTGGCACAAGGGTCATATAAGCAGGTGGGACTCCAGTTTTTGTTTTCAAGATAAGCACCACTTTGTGGGACGGACTGATTATCTGAAGTTGGGATGGGCATATTCATGAAAAAAAGCTGGAAGCAGGAGCCCATCTGCGGTTTAGATAAGCACGACTCTAGTGAATGAAACTATAacttcttcagctgcagctgtgtgaagctTTAATCTAGCTTCTCAGCTGCAGCAGTCGAAGGTGACTGAATGAATATGATTATGTCTGTTGCTGTTTGGCAACAAATTCACAATCAGCATTTGTAACAATTGTGACTCTGAAAATCGCATGACATAAATACAGCACTATAGACACTTActggtattttgtattttttttccatatatatatatatatatatatatatatatatatatatatatatatatatatatatatatatatatatatatatattatatatatatatatatatatatacataccgGTACATATATGTGATTGTAAATCCTATATCACAAACATGATCCTTTAACTAGAAGTTATTTTCTAGATAATTAATTTCCCCATTCATTCCATGATGcgtttattaatatttttaaccCTAAATTATTTTCTTGGGAGTGTCAATTTTTTAGTGATTTTTTTGCCACTACAGGTGCCATGGAGGGCGCAATCAAGCACATAGTCCACCATCAAGTCGTCTTTATAACAGGTGAGTAACTCATGATAGAGCAAGTTCTGTCATTTCACTGAAACCATTTGGAAATTCAACTTTcgctactactgctactactattactactagtactactactactactactactgctagtAGTAGTCATTTTGGAGCTGTGTCATGACATGTGTTGCTTAGTGCATTGGGTCTTTTGCTCAGGGGGGAGAGAACGGGGCACAGGCAGCCTCTTCGTCTCTGGGATGGAAAAGAGTCATTTGAGGCTCAGAACTGGCATCAGAACTCCACTCGCTCATTCCACAACAGAGGCGCCCCCCCCAGCGGCTACCCTACAGGGCCGGGAGAGCGCTACGCAAACTGGGACAACATTGCCGGCAACTCTTTGGTGAGACCTGCAGTTCCACTACAACATTACCTTTAAAGAGTTGACGATATTACTTCTACGCCTGTCGTCATATATTATGTTCTGTTTCTCTTATACATTTTTAGCATGGGGGGTCTCGCCTGCATCGCACCAACATAGAACTCCAGTCCCCGCCAGAGAGATGGGCCCCTTCAGACTGCAGGAGGAACTTTTCCGGCAGGATTGTAAACGACAGACCGGGACCATGGAAACGGCCCGCCCTCCACCAGCGGCGAGACCATCTGCACCACCACAGTTCCCCTGCACAGCACCCTGTATCCCCGAGGGACGAATGTTCCTCCAAGAGGAGAAGGGACCTTGGCCCCGATCAGGTGGAGTTTGTTGGCATTGATTCTTTTGTTAAATGGACTCGCTTTTAATCCTGTGCAATAGCACCACCCATTGGAAACAGATTCCTTTGGGTATTATTTTGTGTCTTCCCTTCTTAGCCATCTCATCCTGGAACAAGACATTTGTCTCCACCTGTCCACGCTTCATCACCACCGCGCCACCACCGCTCCAACCCGGACAACTGGAAGCCCCCTAACGAAAGGTCGGGTCATTGCCACCACTATGACCACAGGACCTCAACAACACAGCAACAGGTCAGCTTTCAGAGTCCGCAAATGATTCCTAAAAGATCAATCCGAGCAAACATcactgttattgttttttttgtttttcgcaGGAAACCTCTAAACTGCGAGCTGGAGGACACGGCTTAAGTAACAGTCACCTAGCGGCTCCGAAACAGGGCTGTGGCAGCAGACCACCCCAACACGGAAGCAGGGGGAAGGTCGACCAGAGAATCGCATCATCACCAGCAGACCACACCCGTGTGCCTTACAGCCCAAACCATCACCGCTACTATCCACGACACACGGCCCACCCCAGAGCCCCATCGCACGACATGCCGCCCCACCCTTTTGGGGAAAAGGATTCACGGAGCCATCCACACAAACAAAGCACAGTAAGAAATAAATGTTCAAATAGTAGGAACACACAACGGGTGGAtatgtagagtgtgtgtgtgtatgtcaccAGTCAAGTTTCTCTTAATGATATCATTAACTTCTTCTACTTCATACATTCCTGCCATAGTCCCATTTATGTCTGTTAGGAGAGAAAGGTGATCTCTAGGGTGAGACAGCTGGTCAACAGTATATAGGTCAAATACAAGTAATGTCCAACATCAGAAGGCTGGGAAGCTGGCGATACATTTGAGACACAGCACAGCAAtgcgttttttttacaaaaatctgAGATCAAAGATCTTTAGTATCATTAAAACGTGCTACATTAAAAAACTAAGACCATGGAAGCGCCATAGAAATGAGGTCTAGTATTAAAACATGGTCTAAAAACAAAGTGATTGATGCTATTGGGACTGGAATCGTCACACATCACAATCACAATTTGTGCAATTCCAAAACTCCAACCCCAGTATGTAATattttaataagaaaaagaaaatgcatattACTGCATTGAAAACGGCATCTTTTAATGGAATCTATGTAATTGAGTGTTCTATCGTTTGAACAAATGTCTAAACAGATGTGGTTTTTTGCAGGAACCTCAGCGCACTCATCAGAGGGATCCAGCCCTCTGCAAGTCTTCTGGTGCAGACTCTCCTTCCTATTCATCCCTCCTCTTTAGCCCTAAAGATGGAGGTTCTTCTGCCAGCAGTCCACACGCTTCTCCCAGTTCCTCTTCATACACAGTGGCCAGTAGCAGAAAAGACCCACCGATCAGTCATCAGTTCATCCCTGGCCTCAGTGGGCAGCAGGACCTCCAGGGAAGCCCAAATTACAACCAGAGACCTAGCCTGACATCTACAACGTCTCTCACATCTCACGCTGGTCTAAAATCCAAGTTTTCAGAGGTCAAATATAGGAAGACCCTGCAGCCCCCCTGCTCACGACAGTCCCCGCACAGCCAATCAAGAGCAATAGAGCCGGAAAGGGAGTTCAAAGAACTGACAAAAACAGAGAAGCTGGTAAAAAAGCAGAGGAAGACAAACCAAAAGGGTGAAGAGAGGAAGCGGCAtaagaaaaaagaggaaaaaaggttgGCAGAGAGCAAAAGGAAGAGGGATAAAGCAgcaaggagggaaagaaagctCGGCTTGAAATCTAAGGTCATAGAAAATGAATTGTTTACCTCCAGCTCTACTTTCAGATCTTCAGGCGAAGCCAAAATACATAAAATGGAGATTTCAACGCTTTCCCCAGAATATCAAGGCGAGTTACCACCCAAGCACAGGCAGAGGAGGGAACACGCAGAGAGGACACACGAGCCATCCACAAACTCTCCTTTACAGCAGCCACTGTCAAAATGTGAAAATCCCCAAATACCCAAGAAGAAGAGCTGTCCCCCAAAACTCCCTTTCAAGGAACAACTAAAACTTGGGTCTCTTCCCAGGAAGAAATGCCCCAACCAGTCCGGCAAGAGGCCCGCTGCCGCCCCATCGCCATCAGAAGGGCGAGCAGAGGCAAAGCCCGCCGACACACTGCCGTCCCTTTTACTTAAAGCATTAGCGCCTCTCAGCACAGCGTGTGCCGTCACCGTACAGCAGCCCGTTCATGGCAAAGAAGGTGGCCAGGGAGGGGCTCTCGGCGCTCCGGACCTACAGCCTGTGGGAAGCGCGAGGGAAGCGGGAGACGACCTCGCCAACACTCCTCCCGTTCTCAGCTGGCAGGGCTCTCCAGTATCCACTctgggagaagatgaagaggagctggGGAAGGGAGTGTTGAGCAGACCCGTCCTCCAGCCCAGCCCCACCCAGtgcttctctccccctcccgtTGACAGCGAGAGCACTGACGACGTGAATAAGGATAAGGCTGATTATTCCCACGGCGGCGTGTCTGAACTCGGCCATCTGCCTTGTGCATCGGAGCAGGTTGCggacaaagaaaaggaagaagaggcggACAGCTGCAGGGAAACCTCTGGCTCTCTTCTGCGTGAACTTCGCCACCACGAAACCGGTTTGGATGATGTCTTCAAGAGCCTGGCCACCTTTCTCGGAGGGCACAGGGTCACATCTCGAGGCGGTCCATTTGGGGGatctcctccctgctccacGGGAGGAGTGAAGTACTCCTCTTCTCTTGAACTGGGGCCAGAGATCATCCACGAGCATCCGGATTTCTCCCCACAGTCCGACCTAACGGCATCGTCCGCATCCAGTCAGCAGTCACCGACTCACTCTACCTCCACATTTTTGAGAAACCACAGTGGGAGGAAGCGTGTGGCGGACGCCCCggtgcaggagctgcaggaagaAATCAAGATCATCAGGAAAGAGAGTAAACAGGAGAAGGACATGGAGATTGTCCCGGAGCGAAAAGAGTCCTCTCTTCTGGATGGATCGCTGAGTGCAAAGCTGAGACTGACCACAACGCATACAGCTTCTTTCACCGGCCTCATCACTCTCTCCACCAAGGAGGAGAGGGTACGCGgtgaagagagacagagcgaaTACGCGGAccgaaagaaaaaacaaaaggtcaacGACGGGGGGAGTGAAGGAGAGATCAAGATCAAGATCAAGACGGAGGAGAGCAGCAACCTCTGTTctaaaaacaaagtgaaagagaTCCGGAATTTGGGAGAAAGAGAATCGTCCGTCTCCAGAAAGTCACCCAAGCCGTTCAAAAATAGTAAGAAGGGtcggaaaaaaacaaccctggAGGGCGAACACATCCATGAAGAAAAATTGGACAAGGACGCAAATGTAAAGATCGTGACTGAGAAGAAGGAAGAGTTGGAAAATGAGATCTCCTCAGCTCCTGGAAAAACACATAACAAGAGCCCCAGCTCGACTGAAACAACCAATACCTCCAAAGCAGGCCCGACCACAACAGCGAGTAAACCTCCCTGTTCAGTAGGTCCAGTCGACCCCATGAAGCTGAAAGCGTTGTCCATGGGCTTCACTAAGGAGCTACGGATCCTCTTGATTAAGGTGGAAAGCGCTGGAAGACAAACATTCAACATATCGGAGTTGGAGGAGCAAAGAATCCCACTCTCCAAGATCTGCATCGGGAACACGGGCGCTGAAGTGGTCCGAGCCTGCAAGTGAGTTCTGTGACAGCGATTCTCCTAAATTTGGCAttccctatatatatatatatatatatatatatatccatatactGTTACTCTTGATGAATTTAGTATTGCCCTGTGATATTTTTTCCAGGGGGACGAGGGTGAAGGGGAAGTTCAAGGAGTCTTTCCTCCTTCCCGCCTTCTCTGTCAAACCTAACATTGCCACAATGGCCATCATTCCTCGAGCGAAGCTCAACCCTCCTACACCAAGCATCTACGTGAGTCCCCCGCACATTAGGACACTCTGATGCGAAGCGGCTCATCAAGTGGCATCGTCAAGTGTGGGAAATGGGAACGCCGTGTTTCAGCCGTGCTAGAGGCACGGTTCTATGGATGGCAATGTCAGCGGCGTCTGCGGGTTGGCCGGCCGGTCTGCAGATTTACCTTGACAGCTATCCAATGGGTTGGCATACCCTTTTGTGCAGACACGTTCCCCTCAGGAGGAAGTCTTTCATTTactgccaaaaatgtatttttgcaaCACTTTATGACTAAATATTCTCCAAACTATTACAATTCTCCATCATTATTACTTTGCCTTTAGTGCCAGATAGTCATTGTTAGCATTGTGATGCTCTAAACTCTGCATATAGCATCCTATCATTGCTGATGTTAGCATTGAACTCAACGCACCGCTCTGCCTCAATATGGCGACTGCACCCATTGTTTGATCGTTGCGAAGCCCCAGCGGTGTGAAAAGCGTCCCATTGGACGTAAGCCTGCTTCAATCACGAGAGACAGTTATTAGAGTGTTAAGAGGCGGATGAATCTGATGAGGGGGAACATGAGTGCACTAAAGGCAAAGAGActatcatttaaaaagagaaagcgCCAAGAAGACAGGCTAACAATGCAGGTGTGTTGCTGAGCCGTTTGGTAGATGAGACCAGCTGATGTTATGATTGACGGGCCccaaacaacaaaatgtaagGAAACGATGAGTGAGCATGTATGAGACATGTAAACTTCAGGCCACAGTATAGTTTACTCAACTGAACTTTGGTTCAACAAAAATGGTTTGTGCTCATTTGAACTAAGAAAATGAGTAAATCGTCACCATAAATCTTTGAATTATGTCTTGGATTGTTTTCTCGATAGCAGCAGAGAGAGCTGCCTTATCATACCTTGTTTCAAGACATCTACACGTTACCAACCTACTGTCagtatttttcatttgtcttcaAAACAAATTGATTACTTCCTTCACCGTGTCCAAATATTCATACTTATtctgtgtttcttcttcagttGGAGAGCAAGAGGGACGCCTTCTCTCCAGTTCTGCTTCAGTTTTGCACTGATCCCAAAAACGCAGTTACTGTCATCAGAGGCCTCGCCGGATCCCTCCGCCTGAGTAAGTTTATCCACCACACTCATATcagccacgtttttttttttttttaacacattgaCACAGATTAGGGCCCTTGTTGATGATTTTATGAGGATTGTAATGCAGGGAAAGAGAAGGTGATGATCATCCTGATGTACATGCAGCATATCATAAAATTGGGCGTTATGTCACACGCAGAAGAAGGGATTTTACACATGACATTCGAGACAAGTGAGAATTTTGATTCaacatacatttacatattcTCTAAGTCACAATAGTGTCTTTATGATCTATCTTTGGATGCAGACCTTGTATGCTCAACATCATGATGTGATGGCTCGCCCGCTCGTAGGCTGCACTTTGAGA
Encoded proteins:
- the LOC119215193 gene encoding uncharacterized protein LOC119215193, giving the protein MYHPAELYSGRDTWDSYPAGGPNRGQWAPWSQTERCHGGRNQAHSPPSSRLYNRGERTGHRQPLRLWDGKESFEAQNWHQNSTRSFHNRGAPPSGYPTGPGERYANWDNIAGNSLHGGSRLHRTNIELQSPPERWAPSDCRRNFSGRIVNDRPGPWKRPALHQRRDHLHHHSSPAQHPVSPRDECSSKRRRDLGPDQPSHPGTRHLSPPVHASSPPRHHRSNPDNWKPPNERSGHCHHYDHRTSTTQQQETSKLRAGGHGLSNSHLAAPKQGCGSRPPQHGSRGKVDQRIASSPADHTRVPYSPNHHRYYPRHTAHPRAPSHDMPPHPFGEKDSRSHPHKQSTEPQRTHQRDPALCKSSGADSPSYSSLLFSPKDGGSSASSPHASPSSSSYTVASSRKDPPISHQFIPGLSGQQDLQGSPNYNQRPSLTSTTSLTSHAGLKSKFSEVKYRKTLQPPCSRQSPHSQSRAIEPEREFKELTKTEKLVKKQRKTNQKGEERKRHKKKEEKRLAESKRKRDKAARRERKLGLKSKVIENELFTSSSTFRSSGEAKIHKMEISTLSPEYQGELPPKHRQRREHAERTHEPSTNSPLQQPLSKCENPQIPKKKSCPPKLPFKEQLKLGSLPRKKCPNQSGKRPAAAPSPSEGRAEAKPADTLPSLLLKALAPLSTACAVTVQQPVHGKEGGQGGALGAPDLQPVGSAREAGDDLANTPPVLSWQGSPVSTLGEDEEELGKGVLSRPVLQPSPTQCFSPPPVDSESTDDVNKDKADYSHGGVSELGHLPCASEQVADKEKEEEADSCRETSGSLLRELRHHETGLDDVFKSLATFLGGHRVTSRGGPFGGSPPCSTGGVKYSSSLELGPEIIHEHPDFSPQSDLTASSASSQQSPTHSTSTFLRNHSGRKRVADAPVQELQEEIKIIRKESKQEKDMEIVPERKESSLLDGSLSAKLRLTTTHTASFTGLITLSTKEERVRGEERQSEYADRKKKQKVNDGGSEGEIKIKIKTEESSNLCSKNKVKEIRNLGERESSVSRKSPKPFKNSKKGRKKTTLEGEHIHEEKLDKDANVKIVTEKKEELENEISSAPGKTHNKSPSSTETTNTSKAGPTTTASKPPCSVGPVDPMKLKALSMGFTKELRILLIKVESAGRQTFNISELEEQRIPLSKICIGNTGAEVVRACKGTRVKGKFKESFLLPAFSVKPNIATMAIIPRAKLNPPTPSIYLESKRDAFSPVLLQFCTDPKNAVTVIRGLAGSLRLNLGLFSTKSLVEANAEHAVEVRTQVQQPADENWDSSGSTQTWPCESSRSHTTIDKYAQYQASSFQESLQDEKESENEEEGEETQSSETKAATKAALTLVNIKGSPSTFFSKAQPVISNASSEQKTAGKIIKFGTNIDLSDPKRWKPQLQELFKLPAFMRVESSNNMLSHVGHTILGMNTVQLYMKVPGSRTPGHQENNNFCSVNINIGPGDCEWFAVHEHYWDAINKFCEKHGVDYLTGSWWPVLEDLYSSNIPVYRFIQRPGDLVWINAGTVHWVQAVGWCNNIAWNVGPLNSYQYQLALERYEWNDVKKVKSIVPMIHVSWNVARTIKVADQDTHKMIKHCLMQSIKHIQILREQLLAAGKKISYQSRVKDEPAYYCNECDVEVFDLLLVTSENSSKKSYVVHCEDCARAKSPSLGGVVVLEQYRMEELMRTYDNFTLAPSPFSK